The window atctatatccataaaaaaaaatagtagtttttCCTTAATTTGGCAAAACTAAACATTGGaattacctttaaaaagaaaaacttgatttCTGGCTTCAATTTCATAAGCAGCTTGAATGCCAGAAGGCAGGGTTGGCCATAAGGAAGATATGGAACTAACACCGGTCTTTGATGTCTCAGGAAACTTCCACCAGAAGAACCTGCCGTGAAAGGCATTTGACACGTTAGCCACTGTTACAGACTCAAGTACCGTGAAATGTGAACAGGAAGGACCTGTGAAATCAGTTAttgtttcctccctcccttcctgtctccctccctccctcccttcctgccttccttcctctctttttgagatgagggcctcactatgttgcccagaatGGACTCAGATTCCTGGACTCAAGGGGTCTTTCCTCCTCAACCTCCAACAtatctgggatgacaggtggcCACCACAGCTCTTGGTTAAGAGTCGATACATCATTCCATTATCTGCACATTCTAGTCCATGGATGGAGCGCCACAGGAGAAGATCTTCATCAATTTTTGATAGTGACAATGACTTTTACAGGCCATCTGAGATATGGAAATAACCTGGAACTTGGAATCTAGCGATCTAAGGTTCTAACCTGGCCTCCCAGCTCGTTCACCAGTTTTATAACTGGGAGTTACCTAGTCTTAGATGtctgttttataatttcaaaaaagaaaaaaaaaaaaagaaattggtccTACCTACCAAATATCCATCTTCCCCACTGCCCTCCCTGCAAAATCTACCTCAATCTGTGTTCCAAGGCAGGAGTTGTAAGTCATcctggagaaaatcttttccatagCAGCTCCTTAACTCCCAACTTCACTATCTTTTTCTATAACTAAAATAGTTGGGCTTTTCTGCTTCCTGTCTTCTAACTTCCCAACCCAGATTCTTACTGTAAATCCATTTTTGCACAATAGTTTTCTAGTTAATACAAACATAATCATACCCATTTCTTGCTTTGAAATCTGTAAGAGCTTTCCTCTGTCTATTGAACCAAATTCAAGTCACTGCTTACAAGTTTCATCTACCTCACTTCCACTATTCTCTGATCAATAAAaaagacaagggctggggatgtggctcaagcggcagcacgctggcctggcatgcgtgcagcccaggtttgatcctcagcaccacatacaaacaaagatgttgtgtctgccgaaaactaaaaaataaatattaaaattctctctctctctctctgaacaaAACAAAGCCCTGGATATTGGGTAGATAAGAAAATGGTCCTACCcgtctttaaagaaaataattttatctccCAATGTAGTGACAGCATCAAAACTCAAGTTGGGGTCACAGACAGCTGGCTTTGGTCTGTCCGGATTTGGCATAGGTTGGTGCTTCTCTGGGCCtcctaaaaatacatttcaagaaaCATTAGTAAAAATTGTGCATTTTAATTCCTTAGAGAAAGaaccattcttttaaaaacaacatgCCATATTCTTGGTGACAAAATGCATCAATGTTAATTTAAGTGTTCTATAAAATTCATAAGATGTCTATGCtaaggatttttttccatatagttGCATATCATGGAGGAGAATAATCTGATTTTTGTGATTGTTAGATTATTTCTCCATGTGCCTCTTCAATGGGGCAATGGCATGTCGGATAGAAAGGACAACACACCAAGGCCACAGGTTTCACCTGAAATGACACCCCAGGTCTTTTGTCTCCATATGGAATATGAAGATGTTATCTATGCTACTTACCTCACAGGGCTTCCAAGGTTCAATAGAAAAGGAAGTAAAATCTCATCCTAATGTAGATACTCCTAGAATGTTTATAAGTGTAACTAACTTTGTATGGCAAAATGACATGGAGGTCCAACTCACCGTAGAGGGACTGAATGCCACGGATGTCATCAGAAGACAGGTGAAACGTGTTAGGGTCGAGATAACCATAGTTGGGGTACATTATTGCCTTTCGATCATTGGAATGCCCAAGTCCCAAGGAATGCCCAAGTTCATGGACAGCAACAAGGAATAAGTTTCTGCCTAGGAAGAAATCAACCAAAGGGGATAAAGTGTGAAATACATagtcatcttattttaaaatgactcataaaattgtacatacttATGAAGTATCACGATTCTATCTATatcatatagatatagatatagaaataTAGATATAGGTATAGAAACATttgtatctatatatctatctatatctatatatctatatatctatatatatatatatagatatatagatatatagatatatagatatatatacaatGTTTCTTTGTGGGGAAagcattcaaaattatttcttccagctttttgaaatatgcacTACaatattgttatctatagtcacccttcTGTACAATAGCACACCAAAACTTCTTACTCCTAcctaactataacttagtaccATTGATCAACTTTCCCACTTCTTTCCTTCCCTATGTTCTCTTTAGCCTCTGGAAACCACTATCCTACTCACAACttttatgagatcaacttttttggGACTCCACTTGTTAGTAAGATCTTGTGgtacttgtttttctgtgccaGTTTTTCACTTAATGACTTCCAGTTCCATTCAGTGATAGGACTTCAtactttttatagctgaatagtattccactatgtatatataatgcattctttatctattcatcagttgatggataatTAACTTTATATTTCTTACCTTGGAATTCTGAAGACAATAACATAATATCTGAGACAATGAAAGTACTGATTTCCTCACTCTCTTAAATAGGGTTTCTTAAAATCAACATTATTGACATTATAGGTCAGATAATTCTTTGTACAAGGTAGTCCTTTGCATTATAGCTGTTTGGAAATCTCTAGTTGTACCTCTAAATGCTAAATGCTAATGGCAAACCCCCTCTATTTttcataacaacaaaaatatctccTGGGAGGGGAAAATTTGCTCAGGACCACTGAACTAGTAAGCAAGTGAAATGTATTCTTTTGTGAAAATTCCTAGAATAACTTATAGCTGTGTTCAGTAATTAACTCATTGCTTCTAATCATTCTTAACTAACGCAAGGTGTGTTTGTTTCAACCACTTGGGAGAATgagcaagaggatcacttgagcctaggagttcaaggtcagcctgggcaacatagagagagcttgtctctcaaaaaaaaggggggtgttAAGGGGGAGAAATAGATAGAGGttgttataactcagtggtagagcactcacctagtaggccctgggttcaatccccaaaatctcaaaaaaaaaaaaaaaagtaattcccAAGTCCCATGACTCTACTTATACTCAgcttttactcttttgttttgtttggtttggtttggtttggtactagggattgaaccagccCTTTGAACAAGCTAGacaagcatcctaccactgagctacactcccagccccgtttaaaaattattttgagacagggtctcaccaagttgcccaggctaaaCTTGGACTTGAAATTTTCCTGCATCAGACTTTTGAGCAGCTAGTATTATAGGTCTGCAATACCATGTCTGGTTGCTTTTACTCTTTATCCAGCTTCAGTGAATATCGAAAGGTCTTTGATAACCATCCTTTACTAGACCCACATGTGAGGCTGTCTATCCATAAGTTCCAGATACTATGAATGACTGAGAAATACAGCACACTGTGTCTAATCCTTACCCAACTCAAGAAAACCACCAGCTCATCATTTATATATCAAGaggacccagggctggggctgtagctcagtggcagagcgcctgccttgcacatgtgaggcactgggtttgattctcagcaccacataaaaataaacaaaataaagaaagaagacccAAAGGGTCAATTGATCAAATTAAGTGCTTGGGTCAAGATCAAATCCAAATTTCTTGGCTCAGAAGCTCATGATTTTTACTACACACAATTCTAAATATAATTAAAGGCACTAACATATTTTGGACTAAAAAGTTATAATCATGCTTGTTCGTTATTTCTATGTCTTAGAGGATTCACTTTTGTTAgtaaaagagggaagaaaggtaTGCCCCTTCTCCCCAATTTCTAAATTCTCAGATTTAAATAACTCCTGACATTTTGTGTTTTACACCTatgtcttctgttttgttttgtcttgtttggtTTTTTCCTGTAACAACACTATATCTCAGAAGAAATGATTTGCCTGAGTCACGCACCACTTGGGACTCCTGAAATACCTACCACCAGGTAACTAGGTGAAGAGTCCACACCTCTCCTGCCGAGGGTCCAGGAACACAGGCTATGCACAACCTTAACATAGGCCCAGCAACTAACTCAAGAGAGCTGTCATTCTTCTCACAAATAGAAGAAGGAAGCTAGAACTAGGTTATTCCCTCTACTCCACATGAGACTGGGAAGAGTAAACAAAGCTTTTACAATTTGGCCTAAATCTAAATTTATTCTATTCTCGGTTCTCAGATCACTTTGTACAAACCACCACCATTAGTCCCCAACTCCAAATAACGTATTTCTGCTCATGTTCTGTCTTCTACTAGATTGCAGGCTCAGTGACAGAATTGTGTCCTTCTTATCTCTGTATGCAAATACCCCATCACCCAACACCATAACAATTAGCCCAattattcacttaatttttttgagtCAAAAAGTTAGGTTGAGAATAAGCATTTTAAGTTAGAATTTTCATAAATAACTTTTTGAAGCATAGAAtcaagtcaatttaaaaaaaaaaaactaagtctAAGAACTAGGAAATACATATTCCAGTCCAGCTTTTCTACCAACTAGCCACTACCCATCTCTTGGTCTCAATTTTCTCTTGAGCtgtattaaatactttttaaaggacTATTAGAATTCCAAACATTCTTTGAGGCTAGCCAGCACTAGTATCTCATTTCAGATGAAGAGCTTACAATCCCCAAATACCCCTGGATAAAATTTAGACACATTTAACATGTCTGGTTGAGGATTTGCAATTCAGCAAgtgcctaatcctacatgatctGCCTTTAAAATACAGAAGTCCTCTTCTCATCAAAAAGTTGATAAGCCTTAAGCTACATATCAGATTAGAATAGCCTTTCTGGTAGAcagtttctataaaaatattgCCCTACAACCAGAGACAGGGGGATGCTGAATAGACTATCTTCTTAACTTTCTCCCCATTTACTTTCCACATAAGCAAGTCATATAATCTAGAATTTTTCAGGTTAGTGATTCACCAAGTTATAGGTGAGTTTAGTTAACCATATGCATATATCTGAGACAGAGGGTGAGTTACAGTCCTTCTGCAAATGCACACAAAGTACTTCAATCATTTAAATAATTGATTTGTTGAACATTCTGCAATTTTTGTCACAGAACCACACAAGACCATGTGACTATATAATTTTGGGTTTCTCCATACAGGTCTCTAAATTCTCTATAACTTTATCTTTCTGCATCAATATGAATCTAAGAAATTATCAGCAAGTAATGAGTCAAACCCATGACCACGTTATGCTATGTGTTGGCATATACAGAATTATTAGTATTTGTGGTTGCTTTAGAGTTCATGGATTTTACTTTCCAAACCTAAATAACAGCTTTTACCTTCCCTGAGTCTATACTAATAATCTTGCTTATATCTCATAGAATTACAATAGATTCTTAGAGATTATCTTTAAGATAATCTAGTGTAATATCCTCAATTTATAAGAGGTGAAACTGAGACTCAGCTAAAGAGTTAAATTTGATTTAGAAGCAAAATTATAGTCTGCACAAGTTTCTCCAGGTTATCATATTTTGCCAGAAGGTAAACTTTCAAAATCAggacagattttaaaatttgttatgtttaattttttttccctaccttGTTGATTTTTACTCCAGGTTTCTGCCTCATCAAAATGTGCATCTCCTCCAATACCAGGTCCAGGTTCATAAGCATGGGCTAAGATTCCATCTTTGCCATCAAAAGGGTTGAAATCtccatgagcttttttttttaaaaaaaaaaaaggaaagaaaattagtgCTTTCGTATATGCTATAGATCATATCAAATGAGACAGATGGAGTCCAAATTCTTCACCTCCACTTGCAAAAGATATCATAATGTCAGCTTCTCCTGCATGAACCCTTCTGAATTTCAGGGGGGTCACATCACTCCATACTTGAAAAGCTTTCTGGATGGCATAGTCAACATCCTCTTTCTTCATGTCAGGAGTGTAATTATTGAttctttatcagaaaaaaaaagagagaaaaacatagaAACTATATGTTAATTGTCTTATCATAATACTTCAGTTCCAAGACCTTCACTGAAGGATGAAGCATTGCATAAATCAAGAATTCAGACAAAGAACAATTTGCTTTAGTACAAACCATTTTTCCTTGGACAGCTTTCTCCTAACCAAAATctatcttaatttcttttatttatgactGAAATTAAGTCATTATGATGGATTTTCTTTCATAGATGCTTACAGCTTCTTCTCCTGCTCCCAGACTTCCACATTTGCCCATCTTGACTACTCTGTATACTTTCTCCTCTCTCTGACTTATAATTATTTCAACTTCATGCtcattttatttgaaactttCTTCTATTCTGCTAACTTAACCTGCAAGACACACAATTACAACTCTTCTTGAGTGAgcaattcttccttccttctagaGATAATGAATTTAAGCACAGAGATAGAGTAACAATTGAGGGAGGTCACTTATCTACTTCCAAATTTAGGAATATATTGTATCTAAATGGCTTGGGTTTCTCGAAGTCAAACCACTGGGAAAACAGAGGAACTCACAGCTCCATACACCTGCATTACCTGTAGGTGATTTCATGCTTCTTCCACACTGGCCTTCCTTGAAATGTGCTGTAATGATGGACATCAGGCACTCCACATCTAGGTTTGTGCATCACCTCCAGAGTAGAAGTGTCCAGCTGCCCGGTCACGTTTAGCCCAAAGAACTGCTGCATTTCTTGGATTTTTTCCTTTAAGGAGTCCctactgattttcatttttgtcattGGAATTGTCTCCGTAAGTCCATAAAAATGATTCAGGTACATCTGGAAAAAGATACATTCAGTAATATATAACCACACGCAGGAAAGTTGGCCCTGGGAGCTTTGCGTTTTGACCCACCTGAACAGTGATATTTTCAAACTaggtatttttacattttaatcacAGGTTAGAATGTTGTTATTTAGAcaattattataatgaaaaaacaGTTTAATTTATGTGCTATCAAAAACATGTCAGAACTTACTAGATTTATTTCTAGAAGCCCAATGGagggaaaaaatctttgtttctacttcttcaaacttttttctactcctttgaaaatattttagcatttagtatattattttatttgataaatgacAAAAATCTTCATTGCTAGAATGCTTAAAGTGTTAATTTAAGCTGGGATAAAACTTTCTTGCTTGACTTGGGATGCAATTCGTGGTAGacggcttgcctagcatgctcttAAGCCCtaagttccatcctcagtactacaaaaaaaaaaaaaaaatccttgtttaaaaatacaaagctGGACACAATGGACAACTATGATAAgttcaaagttaaaataattttagaaaatagaacCATGCATGGCAGCACATGCTTGTAGTTCCACCTATGTGGGAGGCTAAGGTGAGAGCATCACTTCAGCTcaagagtttgaagccagcctatgttaccaaaaaaatcaagttaattttagaaaataagagaTCCAGCTCTTTTAGTTATAAAGCACATAAGAattgaaagtaatatttttaagaaaaaggctTATGAAGAAATATCTGGGATGAAGAAGGGTAATGGGAGTATGTTGAAATTATCATGGCAGCTGATGTGGTTAAATTGGTCAATCCACCAGAAAATCTCAGACTGTTAATTGGCATAGATGactaatgtaaaatattataacaGAATTATACTGAACTGAAAGTCCTTGGTCAAAACTTTTTTAGAGAAAGGGACAAATGTCACTTACCCGTTTCATAACACTCCTTCAAAACTAATACTTTCTTTATATTCCTCTCtagcaaagaaaaaattcaatgcTGAAGGCAAGCAGCCTAATAGAACAGTTTTCAAATagcctttttcaaaataaaacaagtaaatgcaataaagacaaaaatcaggCTAGATAAATACTATAGTGACAATACTTACTTCAGCAAATTCCTCATCCATTTCTGTTGGGCTTATTACTTTGGCTTGGGAAGCAGCTCCAAGCTCAGTGACCCACAGGACCAGAATCAACAGGAGAAGCTTCATTGTTAACTTCTCCCTCCAGAAGAGCTTAACTCAATTTACTCTGCGCTATTGTAGTTCAAGTTCCTTATATGTCCCTTTTTATATAACTCTTAGGCCAGACTCTTTGAATATGAAATCCTTTGAGTGACTCACAGTTGATATCATCCCTTGATTTATCTCAAAAACATGCAAGCATGACCTTATTTAACTAACAATGGGTCAATCCGCATTAACCCATCATTCACCTAGGTATCTCATAGTGTATTTCTGCAAAATGCTAAGTTCTTTCACCCCTATGAAATAAGCccttctttaaagaaaagaaaaaagaaaaagctgagcatctaaaatataaagataacttaaaacacattttataaagtttagtATTCTCAGTTTTAATTATGATATTCCTCTTCATCAGAAATGAAATCAGTTTTTAAagtagatttgaaaatatttcataaataaagtttctttttttgccaGATAGATGAATCCTCTCTACCTTGGGAACTCCATAGAGAACTATGGAACTATGATATAGAGATTTTATGTTTAGCAAGAGAAATTTCATAACATTAGTATGCTTTGATGTTCTACGTGTTGTATGAGCTTAGGTCCTAATTCTATAACTTGAGATCATCAAGTCATTGCAGTTAAAAACCAATCCCAATGGGGTTCTTTGATAGTTTCCAGAGGCAAAATTTCCTTAGCTCCCTAATTGTCCAGAGTTGGCAGCACAAGGCTTAACACTTTTCAGTGACAGAAAAAGTTTACCTTTGGAATCTCTCCATCTTATCAACACAGCTTCTTTCCCTCTTGACCCAACTATTCCATTTTTCATAAAACCTGCCTCACAGACATAGAGTATTAAGGACTGAAAATATGTAAGAGTCAAGGAATAGAACTTCAAAAGTAGAATTGCAAGTAGTGGGACCGTGTGAGGGGAAAGACCCTACTGAACAGCCCTTCAAATCCCACCACAAGTCAGCTGCCTGCTGATGCTGGCATAACAGCCTTCTGGATGTTTGCAGGCCCTCAGTAGTGTATCATCATTGAATAATTGCTCTGACCCACGTCCCTGACCTGGGACATGCTGCTGGCAGCTTGCTAGCATTTTTCTAAGGTGGCACCTCTGGAGGAATGATTTCCTTCtcaataggaagaaaaagaggccTTTGCATCGGCCCTGGTATTATTCCTCCAAACTCTGAACTTTTCAAGTTCCATAGTTGGACCAGTGGGAATTTTATCAAGTTTGCAACCAGAGGTAGTTCTAGAATTCATGAGGAGGAAAATCAGGTGGAAAGGTGTAAGGTAACCCTTTGGAATGCTGAAATCAGTTCAAGAATCATAAAAGGAACACAACAGAGTTGGACttgaaagcaggaaaaatatattatttgttggAAAATATCAGAAAGGctgatttttcttccattctattcctgatgccaaaaataaaaaaaactacctTGGAATTCGTAATAAACATATGTGAATGAATCTATTTGGAGAATGCTAAGGACATCAAGAGAAAACTTCCCTAGTAGGAACAATCCTTTCCTGAATGGTGTATTCCTAAATCTCACTGAAAGCAAGAACACAGCGGGAATGAATCTGGTTATCCAAAGATTTACAGTAAGAATCTTGAAAGTGTAGGATGTGAGATACAAGGAAACACTGCCAAAGATACAGAGAAGTGAAAGAATGTCTtcactagaaataaaaatagaataccataaccaaattttatttctttagaagtCTTGATTCACTGAGTACCCCAAATGAGTCAAGTAGGAGGAGATAAAGGCCATTTGGGCAGCCATAGGACATTGCAATTGTTGTCAGCTTAGGTCCTGGAGTCTAACTGACCTGCTATAAAATTGTTCCAGCATTTTATGACCTTGGACAGTCACTTTAAACTCTttaacacttaattttttttccatttgtaaattGGGATAATTGTATAT is drawn from Urocitellus parryii isolate mUroPar1 chromosome 4, mUroPar1.hap1, whole genome shotgun sequence and contains these coding sequences:
- the Mmp12 gene encoding macrophage metalloelastase isoform X2, with the protein product MTKMKISRDSLKEKIQEMQQFFGLNVTGQLDTSTLEVMHKPRCGVPDVHHYSTFQGRPVWKKHEITYRINNYTPDMKKEDVDYAIQKAFQVWSDVTPLKFRRVHAGEADIMISFASGAHGDFNPFDGKDGILAHAYEPGPGIGGDAHFDEAETWSKNQQGRNLFLVAVHELGHSLGLGHSNDRKAIMYPNYGYLDPNTFHLSSDDIRGIQSLYGGPEKHQPMPNPDRPKPAVCDPNLSFDAVTTLGDKIIFFKDGFFWWKFPETSKTGVSSISSLWPTLPSGIQAAYEIEARNQVFLFKDDKYWLLSNLRLQPNYPKSIYSLGFPKYVEKIDGAVFNPLLYKTYFFVNSWYWRYDERNQRMDPGYPRQITKNFPGIGPKIDAVFYFKSKYYYFFQGSTQLKYDVMLHRVTKRLRSSNWFGC
- the Mmp12 gene encoding macrophage metalloelastase isoform X1; this encodes MTKMKISRDSLKEKIQEMQQFFGLNVTGQLDTSTLEVMHKPRCGVPDVHHYSTFQGRPVWKKHEITYRINNYTPDMKKEDVDYAIQKAFQVWSDVTPLKFRRVHAGEADIMISFASGAHGDFNPFDGKDGILAHAYEPGPGIGGDAHFDEAETWSKNQQGRNLFLVAVHELGHSLGLGHSNDRKAIMYPNYGYLDPNTFHLSSDDIRGIQSLYGGPEKHQPMPNPDRPKPAVCDPNLSFDAVTTLGDKIIFFKDGFFWWKFPETSKTGVSSISSLWPTLPSGIQAAYEIEARNQVFLFKDDKYWLLSNLRLQPNYPKSIYSLGFPKYVEKIDGAVFNPLLYKTYFFVNSWYWRYDERNQRMDPGYPRQITKNFPGIGPKIDAVFYFKRDYYFFQGSTQLKYDVMLHRVTKRLRSSNWFGC